A stretch of Flexivirga aerilata DNA encodes these proteins:
- a CDS encoding Pls/PosA family non-ribosomal peptide synthetase — MPASRQVSGKEQPVVTLLRGPDAPAARTLVDIFTETVEECPDAPAIDSGQTVLTYSELHEEALEVATELAGLGIGPGHKVGVRINSGTTDLYVAILGTLLAGAAYVPVDADDPDERARTVFGEAHVSAVITGDLDIKQPAGFSATDAETEGAEPTAPEVTDDAWVIFTSGSTGKPKGVAVTHRNAAAFVDAESRLFLQSDPIGPDDRVMAGLSVAFDASCEEMWLAWRYGACLVPAPRSLVKSGMDLGPWLVANDITVVSTVPTLLGMWPADALAKVRLLILGGEACPPEVGVRYATDTREVWNTYGPTEATVVACAARLDGSDPVRIGLPLPGWDLEVVDTEGRPVPEGASGELIIGGVGLARYLDPEKDAEKYAPMPTLGWTRAYRSGDVVVKDEVGLIFAGRADEQIKLGGRRIELGEIDAALSALPAVSGGAAAIRATGAGNKILVGYLLTEPGFELEPALQQLRDELPATMVPRLAAVDHLPTRTSGKIDRDALPWPIATLRAGGPDTADPLTGTAAHVAELWLDLLGAVVTSCKDNFFDLGGGSLTAAQLVSRLRETQPEVTVADVYEFPTVEGLAAQLDSMSSPANLRERDVPPTPLKTQFAQHAGLIGTRWLAGLRWGTWLLIGLRLADPFTSRDLPVAPWWVLGLLWLVFLTPPGRILLSAALVRVVLAGLRPGNYPRGGKVHLRLWLAERIVDEVGATRLSAAPWMRLYARLLGARIGRDADLHTIPPVTGMLRVGAAASIEPEVDLAGHWLDGDRLLVGPIVVRGGARVGTRSMLTPGAVVGRRSEISPGSAVFGEVPDDQAWSGAPAARVRKARGPWSDTRPPHRPAFSFLYGATAVSITLLPVIATAAAVAVALAILGDRSLALMAVPMVVAGGLTGILVLALLIWILVRLLAIGLTPGHHPVHSRPALQAWGTLRALDEARGWLFPLYSSALTPAWLRSLGAKIGKDVEASTVLMIPALVNVGDGAFLADDTLVGPYELGGGWLRVERSKVGKRAFVGNSGMTAPGRKVPKRGLVAVLSAAPGRTDKAKSGTSWLGSPPVKLRRQSSKSDTSRTYQPPRKLKVARGLVEVCRLIPWLAGFALAGGAAAALIAIGNAWGWWAILVLTGPVLLAGGAVAAAAATLAKWLLIGRIRDGEHPLWSSFVWRNELADTFVEMLAAPWLARPALGSPVLVWWLRSMGARIGKGVWCETYWLPEADLIELQDGATVGRGCVVQTHLFHDRVLSMDTVRLLRGATIGPHGVILPAATIGRHATVGPVSLVMRGEFVPDKTRWIGNPIGPWVEDETSEVGAG; from the coding sequence ATGCCGGCAAGTCGCCAAGTTTCGGGGAAGGAACAGCCCGTCGTGACCCTGCTCCGGGGGCCGGACGCCCCAGCCGCACGCACGTTGGTGGACATCTTCACCGAGACCGTCGAGGAGTGCCCCGACGCGCCCGCGATCGACAGCGGCCAGACGGTGCTGACCTACTCCGAGTTGCACGAGGAGGCGCTGGAGGTCGCCACCGAACTCGCCGGCCTCGGCATCGGGCCGGGCCACAAGGTCGGGGTCCGGATCAACTCGGGCACCACTGACCTCTATGTCGCGATCCTCGGCACTCTGCTCGCCGGCGCGGCATACGTGCCGGTCGACGCCGACGACCCCGACGAGCGCGCCCGCACCGTCTTCGGCGAGGCACACGTCTCCGCTGTGATCACCGGTGACCTGGACATCAAGCAACCAGCGGGCTTTTCGGCGACCGACGCCGAAACCGAGGGTGCCGAGCCCACTGCGCCGGAGGTGACCGACGACGCGTGGGTGATCTTCACCAGCGGCTCCACCGGCAAGCCGAAGGGCGTCGCGGTCACCCACCGCAACGCGGCCGCGTTCGTCGACGCGGAGTCGCGGCTCTTCCTGCAGAGTGACCCGATCGGCCCCGACGACCGGGTGATGGCCGGTCTCTCGGTGGCGTTCGACGCCAGCTGCGAGGAGATGTGGCTGGCCTGGCGCTACGGCGCGTGCCTCGTGCCGGCGCCGCGGTCGCTGGTCAAGAGCGGCATGGACCTCGGGCCCTGGTTGGTTGCCAACGACATCACGGTCGTTTCGACCGTGCCGACGCTGCTCGGCATGTGGCCGGCCGACGCCCTCGCCAAGGTGCGCCTCCTGATCCTCGGCGGCGAGGCCTGCCCGCCGGAGGTCGGCGTGCGCTACGCGACCGACACCCGGGAGGTCTGGAACACCTACGGACCGACCGAGGCCACGGTCGTCGCGTGTGCGGCGCGACTGGACGGCAGCGACCCGGTGCGCATCGGGCTGCCCCTCCCCGGCTGGGACCTGGAGGTGGTCGACACGGAGGGGCGACCGGTGCCCGAAGGCGCCTCCGGCGAGCTCATCATCGGCGGCGTCGGGCTCGCGCGTTATCTCGACCCGGAGAAGGACGCCGAGAAGTACGCCCCGATGCCGACGCTCGGTTGGACGCGCGCCTACCGGTCCGGCGATGTCGTGGTGAAGGACGAGGTGGGCCTGATCTTCGCCGGCCGGGCCGACGAGCAGATCAAACTCGGCGGCCGCCGCATCGAGCTCGGCGAGATCGACGCCGCGCTCAGTGCGCTGCCGGCGGTGTCGGGTGGTGCGGCCGCCATCCGGGCGACCGGTGCGGGCAACAAGATCCTGGTCGGATATCTGCTGACCGAGCCGGGATTCGAGCTCGAACCCGCCCTCCAGCAGCTGCGCGACGAGCTGCCCGCCACGATGGTGCCCCGACTCGCCGCGGTCGACCACCTGCCCACGCGCACCTCCGGCAAGATCGACCGGGACGCCCTGCCCTGGCCGATCGCGACTCTCCGCGCGGGCGGGCCCGACACCGCCGACCCGCTCACCGGCACCGCCGCACACGTCGCGGAGCTCTGGCTCGACCTGCTCGGCGCGGTCGTCACCTCCTGCAAGGACAACTTCTTCGACCTCGGCGGCGGCAGCCTCACCGCGGCACAACTGGTCTCGCGGCTGCGCGAGACCCAGCCCGAGGTGACCGTCGCGGATGTCTACGAGTTTCCGACCGTCGAAGGCCTTGCGGCACAACTCGATTCGATGTCAAGCCCGGCCAACCTGCGCGAACGCGACGTGCCGCCGACGCCGCTCAAGACTCAGTTCGCCCAGCACGCCGGCCTGATCGGCACCCGCTGGCTCGCCGGATTGCGTTGGGGCACGTGGCTGCTCATCGGACTGCGCCTGGCCGACCCCTTCACCTCGCGCGATCTTCCGGTCGCGCCGTGGTGGGTGCTCGGCCTGCTGTGGCTGGTCTTCCTGACCCCGCCGGGCCGCATCCTGCTCTCGGCAGCTCTGGTGCGCGTGGTCCTCGCGGGGCTCCGACCGGGCAACTACCCGCGGGGCGGCAAGGTGCACCTGCGGCTCTGGCTCGCCGAGCGCATCGTCGACGAGGTCGGCGCCACCCGGCTCAGCGCAGCGCCCTGGATGCGGCTCTACGCCCGCCTGCTCGGCGCCCGCATCGGGCGGGACGCCGACCTGCATACGATCCCGCCGGTGACCGGCATGCTGCGGGTCGGGGCCGCCGCGTCGATCGAGCCCGAGGTCGACCTTGCCGGCCACTGGCTCGACGGCGACCGGCTGCTCGTCGGGCCCATCGTCGTGCGTGGTGGGGCACGCGTCGGCACGCGTTCGATGCTGACACCCGGCGCGGTTGTCGGCCGGCGCAGCGAAATCTCTCCCGGGTCAGCGGTTTTCGGGGAGGTGCCCGACGACCAGGCCTGGAGCGGCGCGCCCGCGGCGAGGGTGCGCAAGGCGCGCGGGCCGTGGTCCGACACCCGCCCGCCGCACCGGCCTGCCTTCTCGTTCCTGTATGGCGCGACAGCCGTCTCGATCACGCTGCTGCCGGTGATCGCCACCGCCGCCGCGGTGGCCGTGGCTCTCGCCATACTCGGTGATCGAAGCCTTGCGCTGATGGCCGTGCCGATGGTGGTCGCGGGAGGTCTGACCGGCATCCTCGTGCTCGCCCTGCTCATCTGGATCCTGGTCCGGTTGCTGGCGATCGGCCTGACTCCCGGGCATCACCCGGTGCACAGCAGGCCCGCGCTGCAGGCGTGGGGCACGCTCCGCGCGCTGGACGAGGCGCGCGGCTGGCTCTTCCCGCTCTACTCCAGCGCGCTCACCCCCGCATGGCTGCGCAGCCTCGGCGCCAAGATCGGCAAGGACGTCGAGGCGTCGACCGTGCTGATGATCCCGGCGCTGGTCAACGTCGGCGACGGCGCCTTCCTTGCCGATGACACCCTCGTCGGCCCCTACGAACTCGGCGGCGGCTGGTTGCGCGTCGAGCGGTCGAAGGTCGGCAAACGCGCCTTCGTCGGCAACTCCGGCATGACCGCCCCCGGCCGCAAGGTGCCGAAACGTGGTCTGGTGGCTGTGCTTTCGGCTGCGCCAGGCCGCACCGACAAGGCGAAGTCCGGCACCTCCTGGCTCGGCAGTCCGCCGGTCAAGCTGCGCCGGCAGTCGAGCAAGAGCGACACCAGCCGCACCTACCAGCCACCGCGCAAGCTCAAGGTCGCGCGTGGCCTGGTCGAGGTGTGCCGGCTCATCCCCTGGCTTGCCGGGTTCGCACTCGCCGGCGGCGCTGCCGCCGCGCTCATCGCGATCGGCAATGCGTGGGGCTGGTGGGCGATCCTGGTCCTCACCGGCCCGGTGCTGCTCGCCGGTGGCGCCGTCGCAGCCGCAGCGGCCACCCTCGCGAAATGGTTGCTGATAGGCAGGATTCGCGACGGCGAGCACCCGCTGTGGAGCTCCTTCGTATGGCGCAACGAACTCGCCGACACGTTCGTGGAGATGCTGGCCGCCCCGTGGCTGGCCCGGCCCGCACTCGGGAGCCCGGTGCTCGTCTGGTGGCTGCGGTCGATGGGCGCCCGCATCGGCAAGGGTGTCTGGTGCGAGACCTACTGGCTGCCCGAGGCTGATCTGATCGAGCTCCAGGACGGTGCGACGGTCGGCCGCGGCTGCGTCGTGCAGACACACCTCTTCCACGATCGTGTGCTTTCGATGGACACTGTGCGACTGTTGCGCGGTGCCACCATCGGCCCCCACGGGGTCATCCTGCCGGCCGCGACCATCGGCCGGCACGCCACCGTCGGACCGGTATCGCTTGTGATGAGAGGAGAATTCGTGCCCGACAAGACGCGCTGGATCGGCAACCCGATCGGCCCGTGGGTCGAGGACGAGACCAGCGAAGTGGGTGCGGGGTGA
- a CDS encoding M1 family aminopeptidase → MSVATGVTADPYLPGHGDPSYTVRHYDLDLDYALESNSLKGRAQLTIEALQPIRQLTLDLHALNVVKVTGPAVGRHNHRAGRLNIQLRQELSPGELTTITVAYRGVPRTVPDKIGDAGWEELTDGVIVASQPGGAPSWFPCNDRPDAKSTYRLTVTVANDYLVVAGGERTGMRRRAGRTTWTYEQRSPMATYLATVQIGRYDEIPLPGPVPLTAAVPPARRTAFEVAFADQAAMVDFFSRCFGPYPFDSYRVVITDDALEIPLEAGGLSIFGSNLLSRSWDAQRLIAHELAHQWFGNAVTLRQLHDIWLHEGFACYSEWLWSEEIGGPTADARAREHWSRLIGRRFTRTLADPGIAQVFDDWVYKRGALTLHAIRRAIGDGPFFELLQTWVARNRGGNVTTAEFVALAAELGHLQVEAIVDTWVYERALPALA, encoded by the coding sequence GTGAGCGTCGCGACCGGTGTCACCGCAGACCCCTATCTGCCCGGGCACGGTGACCCGTCATACACGGTCCGGCACTACGACCTCGACCTCGACTACGCCCTGGAGAGCAACTCGCTCAAGGGGCGCGCCCAGCTCACGATCGAGGCGCTCCAACCGATCCGGCAGCTCACCCTCGACCTGCACGCCCTCAACGTCGTCAAGGTCACCGGCCCCGCCGTTGGTCGCCACAACCATCGCGCTGGCCGGCTGAACATCCAACTCAGACAAGAGCTTTCGCCGGGTGAGCTGACGACCATCACGGTCGCCTACCGCGGCGTCCCGCGGACCGTGCCCGACAAGATCGGGGACGCCGGCTGGGAGGAGCTCACCGACGGCGTCATCGTGGCCTCCCAACCGGGCGGCGCGCCGAGCTGGTTCCCGTGCAACGACCGCCCCGACGCGAAGTCGACCTACCGGCTGACGGTCACGGTCGCCAACGACTACCTCGTCGTCGCCGGAGGCGAGCGCACCGGCATGCGGCGACGAGCCGGCCGCACCACCTGGACCTACGAGCAGCGCAGCCCGATGGCCACCTACCTGGCGACCGTCCAGATCGGTCGGTATGACGAGATCCCGCTGCCGGGCCCGGTCCCGCTGACGGCGGCGGTGCCGCCCGCCCGGCGGACGGCGTTCGAGGTGGCGTTCGCCGACCAGGCGGCGATGGTCGACTTCTTCAGCCGCTGCTTCGGGCCCTACCCCTTCGACAGCTATCGAGTCGTCATCACCGACGACGCGCTCGAGATCCCGCTCGAGGCGGGCGGACTGTCGATCTTCGGCAGCAATCTGCTGAGCCGGTCGTGGGACGCCCAGCGGCTCATCGCCCACGAGCTGGCGCATCAGTGGTTCGGCAATGCGGTCACGCTGCGCCAGTTGCACGACATCTGGCTGCACGAGGGTTTCGCCTGCTACAGCGAGTGGCTGTGGTCGGAGGAGATCGGTGGGCCGACCGCCGACGCCCGCGCCCGCGAACACTGGTCGCGACTCATCGGCCGCCGCTTCACCCGCACACTGGCAGATCCGGGCATCGCGCAGGTCTTCGACGACTGGGTCTACAAGCGAGGCGCGCTCACCCTGCACGCCATCCGCCGCGCGATCGGAGACGGCCCGTTCTTCGAACTGCTGCAGACCTGGGTGGCCCGCAACCGGGGCGGCAATGTCACCACGGCCGAATTCGTCGCGTTGGCAGCCGAACTCGGGCATCTGCAGGTCGAGGCGATCGTCGACACCTGGGTGTACGAGCGCGCCCTGCCGGCACTCGCCTGA